The sequence below is a genomic window from Chitinispirillales bacterium.
AATTACTGCGGTTATCCTAATACTACAGGATTAAAAAGCATTGATTACAGAATTACCGACAATGTTTGCGAGCCTGACGATGCGCAAAATTATCATAGTGAAAAATTATTCAAAATGGATGAATGTTTTCTATGTTATTCGGTTTTTGGAAAACAGTTGTCAAACTTTTCGCTTAAAAATTTGCAAAATCGTCCGATTGTTTTCGGTTCGTTCAATAATTTATCTAAAATGACTAAAAAAACGATTGAACTTTGGTGTAAAGTAACTCTTTCCGTTCCTGATTCTAAACTGGTAATAAAAGACAGAAAGTTTAATGATCCGGAAACTAAAGCGATTACACTCTCAAGATTTGCTGAAAACGGGCTTTGCGCCGACAGAATAACGATTTTAGAATATAGTTTAAACCAAGGCGAACATTTAGAGCAGTACAACAAGATAGATATTGCGCTTGATTCGTTTCCTTATAACGGGACGACGACAACTTGTGATTCGCTTTATATGGGAGTTCCCGTTATAACGATTTTGGGCGACAGACATGTTTCACGAGTAAGCGCAAGTTTATTGAACGCAGTAGGTCTTGACGAATTGATTGCAAAAGACGAAGAGGATTTTGTGAAAATAGCCGCAGATTTGGCAGGAAACCCTGAAAGACTTACGGAAATCAAGAAGAATTTACGTGAAAATATGATAAAGTCGCCTTTGATGGATAAAAAATCTTTTACAGAAAGATGGCAAAACGCGATTTTGGAAATGATAGATGAAGTAAAAAAGGAAATTATCTGATTTTTTCAATCAGCTCACGATAATTTTTATTTTCTCCGAAAATATAACTTCCTGCGACAAGAGCGTCCGCTCCGTTGCTCCAACAAATTTTTGCGGTTTCTTCATTTACTCCGCCGTCTATTTCTATAATAAAATCAAAATTTTTATTTTTGCGTATTTCAACTAAATCTTGAACTTTGCGCATAGTCTCAATGATAAATTTTTGTCCTCCGAATCCCGCATAAACCGACATTATGAGAACCAAATCAATTTTATGTAAATAGTTGGTGAAAAGTGAAATCGGCTTGTCTGGGTTAACGCATATACCAACTTTTTTATTGAATGATTTTATTTTTTCTATCGTTTGGTTAAGGTCTTTGCAGGCATCGGCATGAATTGTTATGTAATCGCTTTTTGCTTCTGCAAAACGTTCTATATAACGAATAGGTTCGTTTATCATCAAATGCGTATCTACAGGAACATTTTTACTGTTTTGCATGTTAAAATTCTTGACTATTTCCGATGCCGCAGACACAATCATTGTCCCGAAACTAATATTCGGCACGAAAATTCCGTCCATTACGTCACAATGAATCCAATCCGCTCCTGCGTTGAGGACTTTTTTAATATCATCTTCAAGATTTTTGAAATCCGCCGATAAAATGGACGGAGATATGATTTTTTTATTCACTTAGTTTTTTGCCTCGTATAAATTGTTTTCTTTGATGAATCTACATACATTTTTATCAAGCAAATATCGGCAGGATTTGTTTTGTTTTAGCCGTTTTCTTATTTGAGTGGAACTTATTCCCCAATTTGGACCTTCAAAAAATACTACTCTTTCATGTGGTATTATAAATGGGATTTCAATTGAAAAATTTGGTCTTTCGCAAACTGCAAGTTTAACTTTTTGTATTAGTTCCGACCATCTGTGCCATTGAACGAATTGCGGTAAATTGTCGCTTCCTATGCAGAAATACCATTCGTCAGCCGAAAATTCAACAGAGAGTCTCTCGACGGTGTTTATTGTGTATGAAGGAGTCGGTATTTTCAATTCTTTTTCCCACAATTCAAATGAATTGTTGTCGGTTATCGCTTCCTTTATCATGAAGCATCTCTGTTTGTCGGTGACATCGTGAGAAATTTCTTTCAGTGGATTTACGTATGCGGGAATAAACAAAACCAAATCTAAATTTAATTCTTCGACAGCCATTTGCGCAATAGCGGTATGTCCTGTATGAATAGGGTTAAAACTTCCTCCGAGTATTCCTATTTTGGAATATCTCCGCATGTCACTTGACTCCGGTTTTATCTTTGGATATTATTTTCTTTCGTAAAGATTCCGTGTCGTTTTTGAATAAATTGTCCCTTTCAAGTATCTCAATCTGGTCTAACGCCTCGGCTAATCTGTTCGCTGCAACTAAATTTTTAGCAAGTTTAAGCTGCATTTCAGGTAAACGGTTGCTTTGACGATAATCTTCTATAATTGATTGATAATAAATTACAGCCGATTCGTATTTGTTTGTAATTTCATAATATTCGGCGTTCAAAATTTCTTTTTCCAACAGTTTTTCTGAAATTGTGTCTAAATAAATTCTGGCGCTGTCGCTCAATTCGCTTTTTGGATATGCTGAAACGAACGATGAAAACTCTCGTTCCGCTCTCAATAAAAGCCTGTTATCACGCTGGATAATCGGCGCAGATTTGAAACTGCAGTATGCGATGGCGTAATATGCATCTTCAATAAACTCAGAATGCGGATAATCTTCTATTATCG
It includes:
- the rpe gene encoding ribulose-phosphate 3-epimerase codes for the protein MNKKIISPSILSADFKNLEDDIKKVLNAGADWIHCDVMDGIFVPNISFGTMIVSAASEIVKNFNMQNSKNVPVDTHLMINEPIRYIERFAEAKSDYITIHADACKDLNQTIEKIKSFNKKVGICVNPDKPISLFTNYLHKIDLVLIMSVYAGFGGQKFIIETMRKVQDLVEIRKNKNFDFIIEIDGGVNEETAKICWSNGADALVAGSYIFGENKNYRELIEKIR
- the nadD gene encoding nicotinate (nicotinamide) nucleotide adenylyltransferase — translated: MRRYSKIGILGGSFNPIHTGHTAIAQMAVEELNLDLVLFIPAYVNPLKEISHDVTDKQRCFMIKEAITDNNSFELWEKELKIPTPSYTINTVERLSVEFSADEWYFCIGSDNLPQFVQWHRWSELIQKVKLAVCERPNFSIEIPFIIPHERVVFFEGPNWGISSTQIRKRLKQNKSCRYLLDKNVCRFIKENNLYEAKN
- the bamD gene encoding outer membrane protein assembly factor BamD gives rise to the protein MKKITAIMICFFLFIPSFAKRKSKEIRCEARFNSGIETFNNKKYSRTINLLSIVKNECGAQLDSPDSLYYLLGNSYMKCKKYEDARTEFRTIIEDYPHSEFIEDAYYAIAYCSFKSAPIIQRDNRLLLRAEREFSSFVSAYPKSELSDSARIYLDTISEKLLEKEILNAEYYEITNKYESAVIYYQSIIEDYRQSNRLPEMQLKLAKNLVAANRLAEALDQIEILERDNLFKNDTESLRKKIISKDKTGVK